Proteins found in one Zea mays cultivar B73 chromosome 1, Zm-B73-REFERENCE-NAM-5.0, whole genome shotgun sequence genomic segment:
- the LOC100216850 gene encoding Transcription factor MYBS2, translated as MDMDRPEEEGQQRRETMTPVLLRLFGVDVHRGGGSGEPEESPMDLRKSSSMPDLTINPLLSPEEKEGCKGYASDDAELASGQQKRRRRKAQDRKKGIPWTEEEHRKFLDGLRQLGKGDWRGISKGFVTTRTATQVASHAQKYFLRQTNPGMKKRRASLFDVGIADYKDNQVPGPQSIVAAKPAPTQEIIHTDRGDVPIPRYRGLGEILGSNMQVNQLTDYYYFNKNSHVPAGTSLSMASGLETASTVDSLELSIAVNGLELSIAPPSRCVCGGAAGAIKVL; from the exons ATGGACATGGACCGGCCGGAGGAGGAGGGGCAGCAGCGGAGGGAGACGATGACGCCGGTGCTCCTCAGGCTGTTCGGCGTGGACGTCCACCGGGGTGGCGGCAGCGGGGAGCCGGAGGAGTCGCCGATGGACCTGAGGAAGAGCTCCAGCATGCCCGACCTCACCATCAACCCGCTGCTGTCGCCGGAGGAGAAAGAGGGCTGCAAGGGGTACGCCTCCGACGACGCGGAGCTGGCGTCCGGCCAGCAGAAGCGCCGCCGTCGCAAGGCACAGGACAGGAAGAAAG GAATTCCATGGACCGAGGAGGAgcacaggaagttcctggacgggCTAAGGCAGCTGGGCAAGGGGGACTGGAGGGGCATCTCCAAGGGCTTCGTCACCACCAGGACGGCGACGCAGGTGGCCAGCCACGCCCAGAAGTACTTCCTCCGGCAGACCAACCCCGGTATGAAGAAGCGCCGGGCGAGCCTCTTCGACGTCGGTATCGCGGACTACAAGGACAACCAG GTGCCAGGCCCTCAGAGCATCGTCGCTGCCAAACCGGCGCCTACGCAGGAGATAATCCACACCGACCGCGGCGACGTCCCC ATACCAAGATATAGAGGCCTCGGAGAGATTTTAGGCAGTAACATGCAG GTTAATCAACTGACTGACTACTACTATTTCAACAAGAACTCCCATGTTCCCGCGGGGACTTCGCTCTCCATGGCCTCCGGCCTGGAAACGGCCTCGACCGTCGACAGCCTGGAGCTCAGCATCGCCGTCAACGGCCTGGAGCTCAGCATCGCGCCCCCTTCCCGGTGCGTctgcggcggcgcggcgggggCCATCAAGGTTCTGTGA